In Ursus arctos isolate Adak ecotype North America unplaced genomic scaffold, UrsArc2.0 scaffold_2, whole genome shotgun sequence, the genomic stretch TCTGGCACTCCAGCTCCTTCCAAACACCCTGATCCTGTCCCCCAGGCCCTGCGAGCTCCTTCGGTCCATAAATCCGACTGGGCCGCTATGCCTTGCCAGCACTGTTCTCTCCACTGACATCTTGGCGACCACTCTGACCTTCAGAAGCTAGTCAGTACCCTGGGAGGCCCGGCCCAACctcactctcctctccttccctcccacacaGAAGCATCAAACCTGCTTGTGCTCAAATGCAGCTTTATTTCCTGCTGGTTACACAGGCACTCCATCCTGCAAACCCATTCCCTTGGAAATCCGAGAGTGAGTGGGCCAAGTGTCCCCCAGGGGAATGGAGGATGGTTGGCAAGGAGAGGGCAGTTGAGGCACTTAGGGACTTCCCTGAGGCCCTGGGGAGTAAACCTGAGGCCCAGGGTAGGGGTGGGAGGGTCTAGTCTTGGCTGGGGCTGCCCAGGTACTTCCCACGAACCCCTCAGGTGCTGTCACCTGCACTCCAGCTCCACTCCCCTCCTGTTGTCACTTCCTGTgatgggaagagggtggggggagggcagtgctGAGGGTTGCGGTGTTGAAGGCCTTGCTCTCTAGGGACCTGGAGCAGGACTGGAAGGAGGGCTCAGCCGTGCCTTCCAGTGTCCCAGTAGCCTCCCCTGATGTCCTTCTGGGGCCTTCATTGGGTGCAGAGCTCGAGCCTGGGAAAGACACACGCACTTACCCTCTATGCTGGGCTCCTCCTAGCGTCTCTTCTCAGAGCCGGCCCTCTGGGCTTATGATCTCACAAAACCCTTGCCCCGGCTCAGCCCATCAGAGTCCAGAGTGTGGCCAGTGCTCCCAGACTCCAGCACTGAGAGGGACCCAAGAGCACCCACCTCCTTCCCGTTGCCTCAGAGGGTGGCAGCGATGgctgcaaggtcacacagccagtggcAGGCAGGGCAGCCCCCCACCTGCATCCTCCCGGCACTCACAGGCCTGCGGGGCACACAGGAGATCTGGGGGGGCTCCCAGCGACCATTCTCCTGGCAGCGGATCAGCGGCAGGTTGCGCTGGGTCAGCCCCTCCCGGCACCGGTAACGAAGCACTGTGTCTACTTCGTAGCGCAGCCGTGGGTGGCCAAACACTTGAGCCAGGGGCAGCTCTGGTGGAGGCCCACAGGACACTGCAAGGGGGACACAGTCAAGAACTGGGAGCCTAGCTCTGTGGGTGACGGTTCCCAGAATCGGGATGGGGGGAGGGTCACAATGTGATGCAAAAAAAGAGCAGAGGTTCCTGGTGGACCCACCTCACTTGTTATCTCCCCCTTGCCCATGGCCTGGGACACATTTCTGACTCCTCTGTAGCTTTGCCCCCTCCTTCTACACACACATCAGTCACAGGTcccttggccctcccctcctcccccttgccCAGCCTCACCCAGCCCCATCTTGCAGGTGTAGGACAGGTGGTAGTTGCAGGGCACATCACTCCATTGTCCCTGATCATGCCACACCATGACCACGCAGTTCTCTCCGGACAGGAAGTAGCTGTCAGGCTGCCCAGGGTTCCAGTTCTCATAGAGCTGGGGGGacggggtggaggaggggtgagggggaggagtGGACCTAGAGGACCTgagaaggagggtgggaggggcactAGGAGACAGGGGGTAAGGGGGACGGGGAATGGGTGCCCAGGAGGTGAAAGGACAGGTCTCGGGCTTTGGGGGGAGGGAtaatgggaagagagaggaacGCAAGGAAGGGATTCCGGACCAGGGAGAAGAGGGACTGAGAAGGGGCCGGAAAATGAGGGCGAGGGATGAAGccactgggggtggagggcagaaggGGTTGGAAGAGGCGACCTAGCCAGCTGAGGGGCAGGTGGAGCCTCTCACCAGGGGGACGCCATCTGACCACAGGAAATCGCCTTCGATGGTCCGGTCGTTGAGCCCGATCCACTGGTACTCGCGGTATCGACCTGGGGAGGAAGCGCGGCGGGGGGACGCAGGTGTGCAGTGAGCCCCGCTGCCAGCAGGTGGCGCCACTCCCCGTTACCGGCGGCCTGCGGGGGGCAGTCTTCCCGCCAGACCCAGCCCGCGCTTCCCTTTTTCCCTCTCGGTCCGTCCAGCCTCTGCCCGCGGACGGATAGAAGGCAGGGCCCGGGGTgggtggaaggggtggggagaagaaaaatgtcagcAGGGCCAGAAAAGGGAAACTGGAGAAAGAGTCGGGGAAGCAGAtggaggcggggaggggccgCTGGTCGGGCTGATGCTGAGAACTGGAACCCTGCGCCAGCCTCAGCCCGGTCCTGCTGAAGCCCCGCTACCCAGCACGTGTGGAGTACGCGGGAGGCAGGCAGGACGGAAACGGGAATGGATGCATGAAGTAAACCAAGTCAGGCGTACCCGATTAATGGAAAAGGGAGTTAATTCACAGACTCACGATTAATGATCGGTtaatgagtgagtgagagagagcaggtgatGAGCGTCccctccagccccgcccccagcccactgTTGATGAAGTCCTGCTCCTCCGGCGTGCTGATGCTGGCCAGGTGCGCGCCGTACATCCGGCACTGGGTCTCCGCCTCTTCCCAGCTCCTCCGCGTAGAGAAGTGCTTGTAGCAGGCCCCCTGGAAGGCGTCCCAGCCAGGGTTGCAGAAGCGgaggcctggggcacagaggggtGGCTCACTGAGGCCAGAGGGGCCACGTCCCCTGGAAGGGACTGGGCGCCTCCCGCCGCAGAAGCCTCAGGGGGCGGGACTAAGGGGCAGGAGGCTGGTGCCCAAGGACCGGCAGGGAATGGGGGTCAGGGGGAGCCCCGAGGGGCCCCGGTGCAGGGGGCCTTGATGGTTTCGTCCTCTGAGCGCCAGGGACCAACGACAGGGCTGGAGTCCCAGTCTGGGTCTCCGCAATCCTCCGTCCTAGAGAAGGGCTGtgccctcctctcttcccaggaGAGAACTAGCTAGTTGGGACCGCCTGCCAGACGCGGGGGTATGCTACGCACTCCTCGCTCCGCGCTCCCAGACCACTTGAGAAAGGTATGTGTGCTTccatttaacagataaggaaatcgAGGgtagggctcagagaggttatgtggTTTGCCTAAAATGGAGATTCGTTAATGACAAGGCCCAAAGCAGTGCCCTCCCTCCTGGGTGCAGAGCTGGCACACTGCACAGTCCAGGCTTCAGATCtaccacccctccctgcccctcaacACACTCACCAACATCACACAGGTCCCCCCCATAGCCAGGCAAACACAGGCAGCggaccccctcctcctcctccaagcaTGTCCCACCAttgtggcaggggctggggacacagTCACCTGAGGGGGGAGAGAAgtgaggtgggggggcaggggagcacaGCTCTGcagcctgagccccccaggagaaGGTTCAGAGTAGAGTCCACAGCCCCAACCTCCTTGTCTTGGGAGCTATCATAGCCCCTTAAAGTCAACCCAGCCCTAAGTTCTGGGTTTCTCTCCCACGCTGACCCCTCCTCAGCACCCCCCTCTTCAGCATCAACTCAGCCCTGTGCTGGCCATTGCCACGgccactggggggggggagggcagcgTAACGGGCTGGGGGAATGTGGCCAGGAAGGCCCTCAGGACTCAACCGCACAAAAGGGAAAGATACTGGGCTGTGGATCATGAGGCCTGGACTCTCGTCTGGCTCCTGGCTCTGCTGAGTGACATTGCGCAGGccactttacctctctgggcctggaggTTAGCCCCCACCCCCTTGTCTTGGGGCCAGGGCCCTGCACAGTTCTGTACAGTTTAGGTGGACTGGGTGAAACCAGAGGAGAGGACAGTCACCACAGCAGCAGAGAGCTGTGGTGGGTCCTTTACCGCTTCTAGGACCTGGTTGGGGGGGAGCTAGCTATTGGTCCTGCTATCTATCGGGTAGAGTCAACCCCAGAAGCACCAATGGGAAGCACTATCACGGTGAAGAACCAATGTATTTTCCTCACCCTACACCCTAATCGCCCCCCCCCCTTGAAGCTGCAGGGTTCCCACTGTCCTGCAGCGCCGGCTCCTCGCGCTCTCTCAACACCGTGCAGCCTCTTGCCTCCCCTTCTTATCTCTCCAGACTCCCCTCCACTTTGGGCTTTCTGCACGTTCCCCAGACTAGAAAACCCTCTGAtcatctctcttccttctcctccaggcAGTCTTCCTAGACTGATACACGACCCTGAAGGCCTGCCATCTGCTGTCTGGCTGGGTCACCTGCCTTCTCCTCTGGACTCTCTCCCTCTGGATCCTGGGATGGGAGGTGGCTGCCCTTAGTCCAGGCCTGGGTGCTGCATGGGCAGATTTCACTCCTTCTGGTCCAGGAAGGGGAAGATGACCCCACAGACTGACAGTGCAAGGCTGGGCTCTCAGCTTGGGAGGGGAAATCATCCCTCAGTGGGACTCTTCAGACCATGCCGTACCCCTAGCAGCCAAGGGCAAGGCCCACTGTGCTTCCATCTGCCTGGTAGGGGGAGGAGAAGCTGGAGGTGATTCCAAGAATGTTGCTGGGATGACCTAGCTCTTTGGGGTGAAATGAATCAGCTGTTCCAACACTCCCACTCTGTCATCTCCCCTCCCCCGGTAGTTTCTTCCAAGCTGCTAACACTAGCTCCctgggcaaagggggagggaggtatTTTATTAACCCTTAAGCACCAGGCCCCACAGAAGGTAGGTGTCCTGAAGCCCCTTCCATTCCTCACACTCTCCTGGGGGACGGAGACTTCCAAACCTGGTTCCCCACCCAGCCCAAGAGGTCCCTCCCCTGGCTGTGGTGGCAGAACCTGACCCAGGACAGACAGAGTAGAGGTGAAGGAACTCCTCTTGAGACgttctgctcttccttcctccccctcttagGGCCAACTACTATACACACCCAGAAAGTTCTTTCCTGCTGCTGCAATCTCAGGCCAGAGGACATCCCTCCGCCTCCAGGTGGGGTAACTAAGACACTGCAGAGACTTCCACTGCCACTTCCCTTCCCACCAAACCCCCTCCCGACCCACACAGCACTGAACTCTGAGgccagctgggcagggagccagtGGTTGAAATGGGCGAGCCTGGGTGTGATGCAGGGGCCCCTATCCCACCATGGACCATCTAGGAAGGGCAGTCCTGGGCCTGGGAGGACCCCAGCCTTCTCCAGAATCTCCACTGGGAAGCTCAACCTGCCCTCAGTCAGTGGGGCTTCTCTCAGACCCCAGAACCTaactccccactccttcccctctACATTTCCTCTCCATCCTCGCCTCCTGGTTTGTGTCTTCTCCAGCATTAGGGACTTTGAGATCCTTTGGGTTCAGGGAGGGTGAGACCATTCTTCCGAGGGGTGAGGTGGTCATTAGTGCAGGGGTCAGTGGAGGAGGGGATGGCTGTGGGCAGTAGGATGAAAGTTAGATCCCACCCCCCTGCTGAGTTGTGGTGCGGGATCCTGGGGCAGCCGGCTGCCAGGGATGGGCTTCTACACTAAGATGACCTTCTCCATCACTAGTCTGTATGTATGGCTCTAGATGGGAGCCATCAGGATGGGCCAGAAATGAACACAAATGCACGCACACGCTCTCAGGCTGGCAGAGGTTTCTCCCCATCAGGATTGAGGGACCACAACTCCCAGCAGCTCCGCGGGCTGAGGGACAGTGTCTCCTCTGCAAAGTCAGATCTGGGCTCTTGGAGgccaggaaggaaggcagaggagagcCTGAGAGGGGAGGATGAGGGACCAGTGAGCGTGTTagacaggaggagaggagagggcacgctgaggatgaagaggaggaggcgGAGAGGCGcggagagcaagggagagaggagagggagagatagggCACGAAGGAGAGCATCAGAGAGCTGCCCGCAACACAAATCCAAGGAGTGAAGAGGGCAGACAGCTGGGGGTGGAGACAGAGGGTGCCAGAGTTTTGGTTATAAAGTGGTTTAATAGAGATTTATTTCCAAGGCTTGTTTTCCATGAAACAGTCGAAAAAATACTTCACAGAAGTAGTCGCTTAAGGCTCTGTGGGGATGAGGGCTCTCCTAGACCCCAGAGGCTGAGGGCAGGGATGGAATCCAAGGCTTGCCTGACATCAGTGGGGTGGCTGAAGGGGATGGCACACAggatgggggggggcagcaggagaggggccTGGGCCCTGAAGAATACAGTAGGCACCCAGGGCACCTACGGTGCCTGAGGATGGGGGTGGTCTGTGGGGCTGCGAGTCACAGGTGGAGAGTCAAGGGCAGGAAAGGGTCCCAGGTGGTCAGTGGTGAGGCAGAGTCATAGGGTGGGGCCATGAAGTTGGGGGTCATGAGGTGAGAAATCAGAGAGCGGGATGGAAGTCACAGGTGCGGCATCCAAGACTGGGAACCCACAGGTAGAGGTGTGTAAGAGAATGAAGGCAAAGGACAAGAGAGGCTGGGAAAATGGGGGTTAAAGGACCATAGGTCATGTGACCCAGAGCTtcagggggagaaagggaaggaggagaaagagggaggtcGAGCCTTGGGCAAAGTTACCTGATGAGGGGGCCACGGCCACTCCACCTTGGCTGGCGCTGTCAGTGGGCAGCACTGGCTGAACCTGCACTGAGGTCCCTGCTGGGACAGTTCTTCCAGAATTCTCTTCAGAGGGGGCCTCCGGTTCCCTGGCACCCTCAGGGGCCTGTGTGGCTGGAAGCAGGGCAGGGGTATCCTCAGAGCTCCCTGTCTCCTCACTCTCTCCTCGAGGGACCCCAGACAGCTCAGGAccaccagcctcctcccccacctttctctcCCCGACTGGAGTGGAAGGTGGTGGGGATGCCAGGTTCCCATTCCTGGGAGTGGGAAGAGTCTCAGTAGGTGGTCCAAGGACCCTTGGAGGCCTGGGAGCGTCTGGCTCTCCATCGGGAGGTGGTGATGCACCAGGCTGTAGGACGGCACTCGCTGGTGGTGGGGATGCATGGGAGAGCGATTCCTCtatggctggctcagtggggagaggggtctCTGGGTCTGAGCTGCTGAGCTCGCTGGGCCAGGCCGACAGGGCCTCatcttccacctcctcctcttcctcctctttctcttcttcatccgtgtatttctcttcttcctccaaaGCCTTGCCTTCCTCTTCCGAGGACCCCAGGGGAGGTACAATGGATTGCGTTTCGAATTCTAGACAAAGCACAGATGGTTCAGCACCAGGGACAGCACCAGCCCCCAACCGGAAAactgcaggggaggggaaggaatgaggggctgggggggtgaggcctgggggcaggggaaagcCTGACCCTGGGATAAGCTGTGTTTGCTCCCCACCAGAAGACCTTCAACTTGAGGAGCAATATTGAGACTACCTGGAGAAAGCTCTGTGAGCTGTCATTAGCCCAGAAAAAACAGTCATATCTCTCTTAGGCTTGAAATTCTCTAGTCTATTTTGGGTAGgtaaggaggaggagggaacaaAGGAGGGAGCACCCTCGTTCCCAGACCCAGAGAGTTGGGAGTGGAATGTGCTGGAAAGGCAAGGGTTGGGAGAGTCCTGGAGAGATGCCCTGCATCACCGAGACACTGAGAAAGGACAGGACAATCATGCCAGCCATAAGCCGAGCAGCACCCCAGGCTTGCACCTTCCCCCCAACTTCTCCTAACAAGGGACTCCAGTTACCGAGGAGGGTTCTAGGGGCCTCTGCTGGGTCTTCTGGAGTGAAGCttccaccccctccaccctccacgATGGGGATGGAGTAGATGGCCCCCCGGGACTCGCTCTCCACAGCTTCCTGATGCAGCTGGAGTTCCTCCAGAGTCTCTGTCACCGTGACAATGGCCTCCAGCCCATCAGAGGCTGGGTCCGATGCTGGGTCAGAGGCCTCAGGCATGGCGGATGGCTGGGCAGAGTCTGTGTCAGGAAGGAAGTGCCCGTGGGAGGTTAGACAGGTAGCTCTGCCCTCCAGACACAGCCATGGGAGAGACCCACGGTCTCTGGGCTGGACTCAAAGACCATGAGACTCCCCCAATTCTCACTCATCCTTCCTGTGGAGGACCCATGGGACCCAGGGAGCACTGCAGGAGTTCATCACTTATTCCTCAA encodes the following:
- the BCAN gene encoding brevican core protein, whose amino-acid sequence is MAPLFLPLLAALALAQGPAALTDALEGDSSEDRAFRVRIAGNAPLQGVLGGALTIPCHVHYLRPPGRRAVLGSPRVKWTFLSGGREAEVLVARGLRVKVSEAYRFRVALPAYPASLTDVSLALSELRPNDSGIYRCEVQHGIDDSSDAVEVKVKGVVFLYREGSARYAFSFVGAQEACARIGAHIATPEQLYAAYLGGYEQCDAGWLSDQTVRYPIQTPREACYGDMDGFPGVRNYGVVDPDDLYDVYCYAEDLNGELFLGAPADKLTWEEARAYCRERGAEIATTGQLYAAWDGGLDRCSPGWLADGSVRYPIVTPSQRCGGGLPGVKTLFLFPNQTGFPNKHSRFNVYCFRDSAQPSAMPEASDPASDPASDGLEAIVTVTETLEELQLHQEAVESESRGAIYSIPIVEGGGGGSFTPEDPAEAPRTLLEFETQSIVPPLGSSEEEGKALEEEEKYTDEEEKEEEEEEVEDEALSAWPSELSSSDPETPLPTEPAIEESLSHASPPPASAVLQPGASPPPDGEPDAPRPPRVLGPPTETLPTPRNGNLASPPPSTPVGERKVGEEAGGPELSGVPRGESEETGSSEDTPALLPATQAPEGAREPEAPSEENSGRTVPAGTSVQVQPVLPTDSASQGGVAVAPSSGDCVPSPCHNGGTCLEEEEGVRCLCLPGYGGDLCDVGLRFCNPGWDAFQGACYKHFSTRRSWEEAETQCRMYGAHLASISTPEEQDFINSRYREYQWIGLNDRTIEGDFLWSDGVPLLYENWNPGQPDSYFLSGENCVVMVWHDQGQWSDVPCNYHLSYTCKMGLVSCGPPPELPLAQVFGHPRLRYEVDTVLRYRCREGLTQRNLPLIRCQENGRWEPPQISCVPRRPARALHPMKAPEGHQGRLLGHWKARLSPPSSPAPGP